ACTGGCCCGCATCTACCCGGAGCAGCGGGTGGATCCCGCGCTCTTCCCGCCGGAGCTGGTGGATCTGGAGCTGAAGGTGCGCGCCCAGCTCGAGGTCGAGCGGCGGCGCCAGGAGGCCGAGCAGGCCGAGCTCCAGCGGCTCGCCGCCGCCGAGGATGCCGCGCGGCGTAAGCGGGAGCAGGAGGAGGCGGCCCGGAACCAGGGGCAGGTGGTGGGGTCTGTCGACGAGCCCCAGGTCGTGGCGCCCGTGGAGCCCGTCTCCACCTTCCGGCTGCGTCCGGAGGTCACCGGTTACGTGGACCTGTGGGGCACGGGCTCGCGGGGGTTTGGCGTGGGCGCCACCCTGGGCTTCGGCGCGCTGGATACCAGTGCCCGGCTGCTGCCCGGTCCCGAGGGACGGTGGGGGCTGAGCCTGGACGTGGGTTATCTCTTCGGCCGCGGCATGTTCCAGCCGCGGGTGGCCCTGCGGGGGACGGGCGTGGTGGGGGTGGGCGTGGGGGGCGGCGCCGTGGTGGGCGCGAGGCTGACGCTCCTGCCCTGGTTCACCTGGCTGGTGGACGTGGGAATCGAGAAGTACATCGTGAGCGATCAGACGCGCTACCGGGATGTCACCCTGGTGGCCTCCACGGGCCTGGGTTTCAATCTGTTCTAGGTGTCTCCCTTGCCCGGGGAGCCTGGGGGGGCGCTGTTCGCTCTACCGATGGGGAGAAGCTTCGTGTCCGCTCGTCTCGCTCGCGGCGCCATCATGGCCGCCGCTCTCGTTCCATTCGTGCTCGCCCTGCTGCCGGCCGCGGCCCTCGCGCAGCCCAGGTGGGCGCCCCAGGTCACCTGGAACACGTACCTGGGTGGCGCGGAGACGGACACGGCGGAGGGCATCACCACGAACGAGCGGGGTGATGTCTTCGTGACGGGCTCGACGAACTCGCTCGCCTTCCTGAACAGCACGGGTCTGCCCTCGCTGACCACGAACAGGGATGCCTATGTGGCCCGGGTCAGCACGGACGGAGAGACTCTGGCGTGGGTGCGCGTGTTTGGCAGCGCCGACACCGACGGTGATTCCGGCATGCGGGTGGCTCGCGGTCCGGGCGGGACGCTGTATGTCGTGGGGAAGATTCGCTCCACCCTCGATGCCTCCTCGGGTGCCGGGCACACCTACGGTGCGTACGCGGCGGGCGGTTCGGATGCGTTCCTCGCCCAGGTGTCCGAGGCGGATGGCACGCTGAACTGGTTCATGTTCCTGGGCGGCTCGAGCTCGGACGAGGGCCTGGACCTGGCGGTGGACACGGTCAACCACCGGGTGTACGTCGCCGGGAAGACCGCCTCGGACGACTTCCCCAGGCAGACCGGGCGCTACATCCGCGCCGATGTGTCCGATGCGTTCGTCACCCGGGTGGATGTCTCCGCGGACAACGTCCCGGCCATCCTGTGGTCGCGGCTCATCGGGAGCTCGGAGATCGACGAGGGCTTCGCGGTGGCGCTCGATGGGTCCTCCCTCTTCCTGGGCGGCATCATCGGCTCCAACGACATCAAGCTGACCGTGGACAAGTTCCGCTCGACCTTCCATTCCGGTTCGGACGACGGCTTCGTCACGAAACTGCATGCCGACACCGGTGAGGTCGAGTGGCTGTTCTACGTGGGCGGCAACGGCAAGGATGATGTCCGCGACCTCCTGGTGCGAGGTGACACCCGGGAGCTCATCGTCGTGGGCAATACGGACTCCTCGAACTTCGCCGCGGGTGACGGCTCGGGCGACGTCTACGTGTTCCGGCTGGAGTCGACGGGGGGGTCCATCGCCGGAACGGTGCAGGCCCTGGGACGTGCGGGCTCGCTCGACGAGACGGCCGGACAGGCCGCGATCGACGTGAAACACAACGTCTTCATCGGGGGCTCGACGAGATCCTCGAAGGACTTCGCCACCCTGGAGGGCTGGGACACCGAATACTCCGGTGCGTCCGAGGGCTTCGTCGCCATGTGGTTCCCGGGCGAGGAGACGCCGTACTGGATTTCCTACCTGGGCGGGTCCAACGCCCTGGAGGGAGGGGCGGAGTCGGTGCGGGGAGTGGATGCCGGTCCGCTCGGGATGCTCACCCTGAGCGGGAGCTCCTTCGCGGCGGACCTGATGCGTGTCGAATCGGGCTTCGATCGGGAAGCGAGCGAGAAGGAGAACGGCTTCCTCTTCCGGGTGGCGACGGACTCCTCGGGCCCGAGAGCGGGCACGGTGAACCTCGCGCGCAACAGCGAGGGTCACATGACGGCGACGTGGTCCGGCTTCGTGGACGACGAGACGGACGTCGTGGGCTACGAGTGGGCCATCTCCACGAAGGGGGGCGCCGAACCGGAGGTCCCCTTCCAGTTCGCGGACTTCGTGACGACGACGGTCACCGCCAGC
The sequence above is drawn from the Archangium gephyra genome and encodes:
- a CDS encoding SBBP repeat-containing protein, which produces MSARLARGAIMAAALVPFVLALLPAAALAQPRWAPQVTWNTYLGGAETDTAEGITTNERGDVFVTGSTNSLAFLNSTGLPSLTTNRDAYVARVSTDGETLAWVRVFGSADTDGDSGMRVARGPGGTLYVVGKIRSTLDASSGAGHTYGAYAAGGSDAFLAQVSEADGTLNWFMFLGGSSSDEGLDLAVDTVNHRVYVAGKTASDDFPRQTGRYIRADVSDAFVTRVDVSADNVPAILWSRLIGSSEIDEGFAVALDGSSLFLGGIIGSNDIKLTVDKFRSTFHSGSDDGFVTKLHADTGEVEWLFYVGGNGKDDVRDLLVRGDTRELIVVGNTDSSNFAAGDGSGDVYVFRLESTGGSIAGTVQALGRAGSLDETAGQAAIDVKHNVFIGGSTRSSKDFATLEGWDTEYSGASEGFVAMWFPGEETPYWISYLGGSNALEGGAESVRGVDAGPLGMLTLSGSSFAADLMRVESGFDREASEKENGFLFRVATDSSGPRAGTVNLARNSEGHMTATWSGFVDDETDVVGYEWAISTKGGAEPEVPFQFADFVTTTVTASEVAEPGTTYYAHVRAINAVGGRSPTIASTGFTVPVPVPVPGGGDGGTGTGGEGEGEGEVLSPLGWGCGSTGGGGVAGALGLLALALLSSRRPRVARVRGPE